Proteins encoded within one genomic window of Arachis ipaensis cultivar K30076 chromosome B08, Araip1.1, whole genome shotgun sequence:
- the LOC107612931 gene encoding phospholipid-transporting ATPase 2 isoform X4, whose protein sequence is MKRYVYINDDESAHDLYCDNRISNRKYTVLNFIPKNLWEQFSRFMNQYFLLIACLQLWSLITPVNPASTWGPLIFIFAVSATKEAWDDYHRYLSDKKANEKEVWVVRNGIKKLIQAQDIHVGNIVWLRENDEVPCDLVLIGSSDPQGLCYIETAAMDGETDLKTRVIPSACMGIDVELLHKIKGVIECPTPNKDIRRFDANMRLFPPFIDNDICPLTIKNTVLQSCYLRNTEWACGVAVYTGNETKLGMSRGIPEPKLTAMDAMIDKLTGAIFVFQIVVVMVLGIAGNVWKDTEAKKQWYVLYPDKGPWYELLIIPLRFELLCSIMIPISIKVSLDLVKGLYAKFIDWDHRMVDLETSTPSNATNTAISEDLGQVEYILTDKTGTLTENKMIFRRCCISGIFYGNENGDALKDVELLHAVSSGSPDVVQFLTIMAICNTVIPTQSKTGDILYKAQSQDEDALVQAAAHLHMVFFNKSGNILEVKFNSSVLQYEVLETLEFTSDRKRMSLVLRDCQNGKILLLSKGADEAILPYARTGQQTRNFVEAVEQYAHLGLRTLCLAWRELREDEYREWSLMFREANSTLVDREWRVAEVCQRIEHNLEVLGVTAIEDRLQDGVPETIETLRKAGINFWMLTGDKQNTAIQIALSCNFISPEPKGQLLSIDGKTEDEVRRSLERVLLTMRITTSEPKDVAFVIDGWALDFALNHYRKAFTELAILSRTAICCRVTPSQKAQLVQILKSCDYRTLAIGDGGNDVRMIQQADIGVGISGREGLQAARAADYSIGKFRFLKRLILVHGRYSYNRTAFLSQYSFYKSLLICFIQILGLWNQPLQFCQLDGL, encoded by the exons ATGAAGCGTTATGTTTATATAAATGATGATGAATCAGCTCATGATTTATACTGTGATAATCGTATATCAAACAGAAAGTATACTGTGCTGAACTTTATTCCAAAAAATTTATGGGAACAGTTCAG CCGGTTCATGAATCAGTACTTTTTGCTGATAGCTTGCCTACAGCTATGGTCTCTCATCACTCCAGTAAATCCTGCCAGTACATGGGGTCCACTTATCTTCATTTTTGCAGTCTCTGCAACAAAAGAGGCATGGGATGATTACCATAGATACCTGTCAGACAAGAAGGCAAATGAGAAAGAAGTCTGGGTTGTCAGAAATGGCATCAAGAAACTT ATCCAAGCCCAGGATATTCATGTAGGTAATATAGTATGGCTACGTGAAAATGATGAAGTGCCTTGTGACCTTGTTTTGATTGGCTCCTCTGATCCACAAGGACTTTGCTATATAGAG ACTGCTGCAATGGATGGTGAAACTGATCTGAAGACAAGAGTCATACCTTCTGCCTGCATGGGAATTGATGTTGAACTATTGCACAAAATTAAG GGTGTAATCGAGTGTCCCACTCCAAATAAAGACATCAGAAGGTTTGATGCCAACATGCGGTTGTTCCCCCCatttattgataatgatatatgcCCTTTAACCATTAAAAACACAGTTCTCCAGTCATGTTACTTACGGAACACTGAGTGGGCATGTGGAGTAGCTGTGTACACAG GCAACGAAACCAAATTGGGCATGAGTAGAGGTATACCAGAACCAAAGCTCACTGCTATGGATGCCATGATAGACAAGTTGACTGGTGCTATATTTGTATTCCAAATTGTTGTTGTAATGGTTCTTGGCATAGCGGGTAATGTGTGGAAGGAcacagaagcaaagaaa CAATGGTATGTTCTTTACCCTGATAAAGGCCCTTGGTATGAACTATTGATCATCCCTCTGCGGTTCGAGCTTCTTTGTTCCATCATGATACCCATTTCAATTAAG GTATCTCTAGATCTGGTGAAGGGCCTGTATGCAAAGTTTATTGATTGGGACCATCGAATGGTTGACCTTGAGACTAGTACTCCATCCAATGCAACAAA TACAGCGATAAGTGAGGACTTGGGACAAGTTGAGTACATTTTGACTGACAAGACAGGCACCTTGACTGAGAATAAGATGATATTTAGAAGATGCTGTATTAGCGGCATTTTTTATGGAAATGAAAATGGCGATGCATTGAAAG ATGTAGAGCTTCTCCATGCTGTTTCCAGTGGTTCACCTGATGTTGTACAGTTTCTTACAATTATGGCAATATGTAATACCGTCATACCTACACAAAG CAAAACTGGAGATATATTGTATAAGGCACAATCTCAGGATGAGGATGCTCTTGTTCAAGCTGCTGCTCACTTGCATATGGTGTTCTTCAACAAGAGTGGAAACATTCTCG AAGTCAAATTTAACTCCTCAGTACTTCAATATGAAGTGCTGGAAACCTTAGAATTCACCTCAGACAGGAAAAGAATGTCACTAGTCTTGAGAGATTGTCAAAATGGAAAGATCCTTCTTTTGTCGAAAGGAGCAGATGAGGCTATTCTTCCTTATGCTCGTACTG GGCAGCAAACTCGGAACTTCGTTGAAGCTGTGGAACAATATGCTCACTTGGGACTACGCACACTATGTTTGGCTTGGCGGGAATTAAGAGAAGATGAATATCGAGAATGGTCTTTAATGTTTAGAGAGGCCAATAGCACTTTGGTTGACAGAGAG TGGAGAGTAGCTGAGGTCTGCCAAAGAATAGAACATAATTTGGAAGTTCTTGGTGTTACAGCCATAGAGGATCGTTTACAG GATGGGGTTCCTGAAACAATAGAAACTCTAAGAAAAGCTGGAATAAATTTTTGGATGCTAACAGGAGACAAGCAGAATACTGCCATACAAATTGCCCTGTCATGCAATTTTATTTCCCCAG AGCCGAAGGGCCAGCTTCTATCAATTGATGGAAAAACGGAGGATGAGGTTCGTAGAAGTTTAGAGCGAGTGCTTCTTACAATGCGGATAACTACCTCGGAACCTAAG GATGTGGCTTTTGTTATTGATGGCTGGGCTCTTGATTTTGCACTTAATCACTACCGCAAAGCTTTCACTGAGCTGGCAATATTGTCAAGGACTGCCATATGTTGTCGCGTGACACCATCCCAAAAGGCTCAG CTTGTACAAATCTTAAAATCATGCGATTATAGAACGTTGGCAATTGGTGATGGTGGGAATGATGTAAGGATGATACAACAAGCTGATATTGGCGTGGGCATCAGTGGCAGAGAAGGATTGCAGGCAGCAAGAGCAGCTGATTACAGTATTGGAA AGTTCCGATTCTTGAAAAGATTAATTCTAGTCCATGGCCGCTACTCTTACAACCGGACAGCATTTCTTTCTCAGTATTCATTCTACAAATCCCTACTGATATGCTTTATCCAAATATT GGGTCTCTGGAACCAGCCTCTTCAATTCTGTCAGCTTGATGGCTTATAA